The following coding sequences lie in one Anguilla rostrata isolate EN2019 chromosome 8, ASM1855537v3, whole genome shotgun sequence genomic window:
- the LOC135260867 gene encoding melanocortin receptor 4-like yields MNGTHHHGPIHPRNCSSREGTKDASGCYEQLLVSTEVFLILGIVSLLENILVVGAIVKNKNLHSPMYFFICSLAVADMLVSVSNATETVVMALITSPPCDHLATRGGLIKSMDNVFDSMICSSLLASICSLLAIAIDRYITIFYALRYHNIMTARRAAAIISCIWACCTVSGVLFIVYSESTTVLVCLITTFFAMLVLMASLYVHMFLLARLHMKRIAVLPGGAPVRQGANMKGAITLTILLGVFVVCWAPFFLHLVLMISCPRNPYCICFMSHFNVYLILIMCNSVIDPLIYAFRSQEMRKTFKEIFLCCW; encoded by the coding sequence ATGAATGGCACGCACCACCATGGTCCAATTCACCCCAGGAACTGCAGCTCGAGAGAGGGGACCAAGGACGCCTCCGGCTGCTACGAGCAGCTCCTGGTCTCCACCGAGGTCTTCCTCATCCTGGGTATCGTCAGCCTCCTGGAGAACATCCTGGTGGTCGGTGCCATCGTCAAGAACAAGAACCTGCACTCGCCCATGTACTTCTTCATCTGCAGCCTGGCGGTGGCCGACATGCTGGTCAGTGTCTCCAATGCCACGGAGACTGTCGTCATGGCGCTGATCACCAGCCCCCCGTGTGACCACCTGGCCACACGGGGCGGCCTGATCAAGAGCATGGACAACGTCTTCGACTCCATGATCTGCAGCTCGCTGCTGGCGTCCATCTGCAGCCTGCTGGCCATCGCAATCGACCGATACATCACCATCTTCTATGCCCTGCGCTACCACAACATCATGACTGCGCGGCGGGCGGCAGCCATCATCTCCTGCATCTGGGCGTGCTGCACGGTGTCGGGGGTCCTCTTCATCGTGTACTCGGAGAGCACCACCGTGCTGGTGTGCCTCATCACCACCTTCTTCGCCATGCTGGTGCTCATGGCCTCGCTCTACGTGCACATGTTCCTTTTGGCCCGGCTGCACATGAAGCGCATCGCCGTCCTGCCCGGCGGCGCCCCCGTGCGCCAGGGCGCCAACATGAAGGGCGCCATCACCCTCACCATCCTGCTGGGCGTCTTCGTGGTCTGCTGGGCGCCCTTCTTCCTCCACCTGGTCCTCATGATCTCCTGCCCTCGGAACCCCTACTGCATCTGCTTCATGTCCCACTTCAACGTCTACCTCATCCTCATCATGTGCAACTCCGTCATCGACCCGCTCATCTACGCCTTCCGCAGCCAGGAGATGAGGAAGACCTTCAAGGAGATCTTCCTCTGCTGCTGGTGA